From Malaya genurostris strain Urasoe2022 chromosome 2, Malgen_1.1, whole genome shotgun sequence:
ACCCCGATATGCCCAATCTTCACAGTCCAAAGTCTTCATACCGAGTGGACCCAAAAGATACTTTCGTGCATTTTCCAATGCTAACCAAGCGTGTTTCGGATCACAAAGCTCCGGCGCAGCGACCAGGGCAATTGGAAAATTACACCGAAGTTGGAAATCCGTCCAGGGTATCTCCGATCCAACCGTGTCCTTGTATATTTGCCTCTTGTTCACATAAGTGCTGTCACAGTTCGTATCTACGTAAAACTCCTTTTCGAAATTGGCCGCAATTTTGTTGGCCCACTCTTTATAGGTCCATACAGTTTTGGTGCCATTGTTCGAGGTACGTTCAACCGAACTGTATGGGATAATCTTTTGTTCCGCCATTCGCTGCATGAATCGCAAAGCAGCCATTTGCAATCCAACTAGTTCTACTGCCGAACCATCTCTTGGAGTGGAAGGAATACCCCGGTTTCCAGCTTTATCACTGGATCCCATTTTGTCCATCCAGGTACCACAATTGGCATTATTACCACCGAAAACAAATCCAGTTTCCGGATGGACCCCAATCCTATTATTAAATCCCTTGTCCTTCATGTGAGCATCTATACGGGATCCTGCGTTCCTCTCGCGATAGCACAGTCCCTGGAAATGAACAGTCAGCGCCTCGTGGATTGTTTCGTATAGCATTTGATCCTGCAAAATCAATCAGTGTTATTCACTCAGAAGTCAGACTGAACCTTAGCAACAACTTACACATTCGCCGGGTTTCTTCGCGTCGGAATCGTCGGTGGGATACAATCGAGAAACTTTGTCCTTCAAGATGGCTTTTCCGTTGGGCGTTTCTTCGACAAACTGTTTAATAGTGTAGATCCACCACCAAATGGCATCGCGGCAGTTAAAGCGAGCATTCATGCCACCATCCAGAAGGTTCGGGATCAAGCCATGTCGCAAACATCCACCAAAACCTAGAATCATGTATCGTGCCTCGTTATACCGCCCCGTTAGGAGCATCAATCCACGCACAGCAATGAAAGTATCCCGTCCCCAGCAACGCATATATCCGGTTGAAAAATGAGGTAAACCAGCTGCGAGTGTAGCGCACTGTTGCGGTGGTTTTGGATCTGCCACATTTGGACTAAGTTTGGGTAGGTTGGCCGAAGGCGCGATCCGAACACACTGAATTGTTCCCAGTGCTAAACAACGACCAAAATATGATCCGTGACGAACGAAATCGGTCATCAAATGGCAGGCTGCGTTAATTATCAGTCGATGAACCTCCGTTAAGATCACGTCGAAATAACTTGGAATCAAGTAACGTGGGATCTCCTTTAATGGGGCCAGATTTTTAGCCAACCACTTGGCAACGGGTATAAGGTTTGGGTACTTCGATAACCGTTCCGAACAATAGTCAATCAACCAATTTCCTTCTCGAAGGTTATTGGCCAATGGGTGTCCCAAATCATTGTTAGGGCCAATATCACTTAGAATTGAAACGATTCCTTGTATTCCGGAATACACCGTTTCTCCGTAGCCAGATATACTGTAAGGACCACCACCGTTATCTCGTTCCTCTTCGGAACAGCAGTAGAGTAAATTGTTGAAATCTATCAAATCCAGCTTGGATAAAATGTGCTGCAATTCCGCATATCTTGAACCATTATCATCATGAAACTCTTTCATCAATCCCTGAAGATTCTCAATTGGAGGTTTTGCACTGTCGGTCATAGCCACTCGGATAGCCACCACAGATCCCGGTTTTAGATTCACGAAATCCAATTGAGTTACGTTGCCATCAAATTGAGCTTCTTTTTTAAAGATATCCGATTCGTTCAAAGCAAGATTCTTCCGGAAATCTACCACGTATTCCTCTAACCCGTTGATATATTGATCATTTTTCTCAAACTCCGATGGGCGATCGAATGTTTGACCGGTtctataaaaacaaaaacgaatcaATTAGTGTTAGAATCATAGGTAGATTGGATTGGATTTGTATACTTTTTGTAAATCTGGACCTCAAAGATAATTTCCAGGAAATTACCTTCGAAACGCAGTGGTCGCACACCAGTAGGGCCTGCCCAAGGGTTCGGATAACCGAAAGCCGAATGAGCTACCAGTATAACCGTTTCGCGGTTTTTAGTAGAGTGACGAGTTACGGCCACAATATCCGGATGCATTTGATCGACAAACACCTGATCGAAACCCCTGGTAGCCAGTCCACCGTGGAGCAGATTGAACGCTTCCTTAACAGCAATTATTCCGGTTGTTTTGCTGACTTGCTTGCCCCATTCCTGATACTGGCGTTCCTCATCTACCACGTGAATCTAATAATTTTGATAATGAAAAACCGAAATtaataatacaataattttgACGGATGTCTCATACATACATGATGTGGGACCAATTCGTCGTAACCGCGATTGCTGCCGGTGGCGCAACAAGCCATCGAGACCAGAGCAGACGATGGGATCAAATCGAAAATCGAACGTTTTTCGATCGCCGACGGATTATCATGGGTTAGATCCATGAACAGGGCATGTGCAATACTTGGAGCCAGTATTCGTCTTGGGTTGAGGAAAAACGCACCGACCGGAGCCCCTCCGTAACGATACACCAGGCGGCCTTCCTCGTGAGAGTCCCAAGCGGCAAGGGCCTctgaaaacatgtaaatttttaATGTTTCATTTTGATGACATTCTTTACAACAAATATATACCTCGAATGAGGGAGGTAATTCCGAGTCGGTTAACAAAAATATTATCCGCGTGATCAGAGTTGGTGAACAGCTCAGCAACAACATACAGGTCGGGGTTTGTCTTTCGAGCGGAATCCAGCAACCATTCAGCAACATGAATTGGAGTCGAATGGCAATTATCCAAGCGAACTCCATCGAAAATTCTGGCCGTGGTGTCAACATACTCCTTCATGTGTTGCCATAAATACGGGCAGTCTTCCGGTTTGTCACCATAACGCAATTTAACGCTATCTCCCCAGGCAATCAGCTCTCTTCGGATGTAAACATTTCCCGTTCCAGATTGCGGCTTAGCAAAATCCACCAAAGGATCACAATTGATAACCCAGCCATTGTGAGCCATAAACAGTTTACCCGCTCCGGTGTACATCATTTCCTCAATGTCTTTCAACGATTTCCCTTGAGTTCCATACTGAGTGAAGTACTTCATAAACAGTGGATATTTCAAAGAAATACCCTTGATCTGCGGTCCATCTTCTTGTACCCGCTCATACCGTGTTCCGGCCAAGCAATTATCTATGGCATACTCCAAGTGAGCCTGGATTTCCTTTCTGACTTCTTCATTCAACCACTGCAAACGAGCGCGAAACGCTTCAACGCACTTGCGTTTGCGACTGTCCTCATCGAAACAATCCTGCCGGAAAACATTATATATCTTCAACACTCGGTCAAAGTCCACTTCTACGCCCAACCGACGATATTCGGGACATTGCTTAAGCTGGATTTCCCCATCCGGAACCAACTGGGCCGGTGTAGGGCTCTGCTTTGAGGCTTCTTCGTTGAATCTAAAACAGAAgatgaagaataattttttttagcaaCCAATACAAGTAAATCTACACTTACCTCAAAACATACTTATCCACATCGCACTGATAGAACTCATGCAACTTAATCTGTGGCAGATAATGAGTGTGTAATTGCCACCGGATGGCTTGCAAATGATCCGAGGTTTCCACGACTTTCGGTACACCAACATGTTCGAGCAAACCGGCCGCTACATCTTCACCGAATCGAGCCAGCAGAGCATCCAGCAGAAATGCCGGCCTCAAATGGGGACTAGTGAAACAATTATAGGTACACTCGGGATATTCACGAATCCAAATCGACTCGTTTGCAGTGTGATTCAGAACGATATCGCAGATTGACGCTACTCCCCAATCCTCACGCATTTTCTTAACCACTTTTTCTACATCGTCAAAAGTAACAGCGTGATCCTTGTCATTTTGAAATTCCGGATTAACTTTCAGTTGATTCTTCAGCGAGTAAGCTGATCTTGAGCCACCCAACTCCTGGATGGGGGTGAAGTGAACCAAATTATAGCCACTTTCTTTGGTCACTTGTAGTTTTGATTCCCAGCTTTTGACTGGGCCCATCAATTTGGAAATCACTGTCTGACATCGAATAGAATTCAAACTGAGATGGGTGAGGGTGTCACCTTTTCCCACCGTTAGATGAGGTTCCACCTGAACGTACAATCCAGCCTGGGGTCCGTCCTTTTCTTGACCTTCGTACGTGATATAAAAGTGATACGCTCCCGAACGAGTCAGATGCACGTTGCAGTATATATCGACGTCTTTGATCGAAACATATGTTGCGCCATCTGGATTCAGTGAACCACCGGTTGATGAAAACCATTGCAGCTGAGTATACTGCTTTCGTTCGAAATCCTTTCCTGCAACAGAAGTTACGAATTGTGTATTAGTTTGTCACACGGAAACAATAGATTTGATTAACGGATTTGATAAGAAAATGCAGAGGAAAGGTCAAAATGGCAACCGTcatatttacaaacaaaaacGTCCAACAAGATTGAATTTACACCGGTGCATCTCATGCTCTGCAGTTTCCTATAAATAACCTGTTCGTGAAGCTTAAGTGTCTGTCGAATTATTCTCCACTCATAGAGCGGTATTTCATTTGACCCAATTTCAATTCTGTTTGTATTctcgtttttctgaattttccttcgtaattttttaaagaatttcaaaaaagcgATTCGAACTCTCAACCACGTAGTTAAAGTCACTGAAGGGCTTATGATTCTATGCGTAAGCGTATTTACACCTAAAATACCAAACAACTCCAATTACTCACCATCACCCGGATAATTGCAGTAGATCGCCACTCGACGACCCAAAAGCGATGCTCCTGGATGAACGTGAACTAACGAATTCTTCTTCAGACGATAGAGTGTCCCTTCTCCTTTATCATTATGATGGATGGCAAGTTTGATCAAAGTGCTCTGCTCCGACATGTTTTTCGATGGAAGTTTCTAAAAAATCAAGTAATAGTCCATTCGTTAGTTTTATTATCAGAAAGAAactgaacatttttaaaacctCAGTTTTGAGAAAAGAATCACTTTTTCTTAAACACTTCATGGTTAATTCGAATGGGTAATGTAATTCAACAGGCAACCTCCAGGCACTGAGGCAATCAAACGACTGAAATGGTTAAGCCGAACTGCACGACTGCAAGCGCCACTCAATCATTATAACGTTGACGATGAtaagaaattttaaaacaactgaatcgaatgctgaAATGCCTCTCATGACTCCCAACTCCTAATCGTAACGTAGAATAATTGGTtcacaaaacaaaataaactaattagtaaacaaatggaatatttcctggggaactTGAAGGAGTTCATTATGTTTACTCAGACATTCAATTATTCTGTTTTTGATCTGAAACGAATGTGAAACATGTAGACTACTCATGTAGCAGACACTTTAATGCAGCGATAACTTCCAAAGCAAATCTAAGATTTTCATActaaaacaaaatatacaaatcaGATCAAGGACATGACTCTAGCTGAACTCAAGACACAAAGCAATGAGGAATTAAATCACGTGAGATGCACATAAATTTTGACCCACACAATCTCTCCGTGTAATCAAACTTACCACAAATTAGTTGCTCGCTAATTTAGAGACCCAATATCTATTGCCAGGATACGTTTGTGGATGAATATGATCAATTGAACTGCTGCATGCAACACGTCCAGGAGaacaataattttcaaaactCAAGGTGACCTTGTAAATACGCGGGTTGACATTTCTAAGGGCGGCGGGCAGTGCGTTATCGCCAATGTGGGGTGGTGTTacgaaaactgtaaacaattcaCCTCACGCATCGATTTGACGAGGGATAAACCGCTCACATAGAACAGCAAGGTTACTAGAGGTGGGATCATTCTGATAaatcagctgattttcaaagtagtgaaatgcaatgcaaatcgtttTTTTCTATGGATATATGTTTTAAAGGGGACGGCTATAGTGTAATGTGTAAGTCGAAGCCTTTCACGCAGCTTACCTGGGTTCGGTTCCCAACCccgcagaaaacttttctggcccgaagaggtgaattcaTGATTAAAAACCAAACTCAGTTGGCGCCTATGAAAATCTCCAGTTTTGGGttcaatatgagtaaaaaactaTACATTTCTGAGAAAAACGTTAGTGAGAGTACTTTTTCACCACTAAAGGGATTAAAACCATTGTTTTTCAATTCGAGGCTATCTTCTGAATACATTCCACTCTGTAAGTTTCTTGGAGCACATGCTCTCAAATAACACAATTCTTAATGCTGATAACTTATTTCTAGACCCAATTATTTTCTGCTCACATTTAATAGTTCGATCAATGCAAGTGCAACTTAAACACAAATAGGAGCAATAATAAGGCTTTGAATTCACATGTTTGGTGATAATTTGATATCCCTTACAAACTAAAGCCTCTTTGTAGGGAGATGCGATTGATTCTTGGATAAAACTGTCGCAAAATTGCATAGTCGTAATATAGGGTCCTTGCTCCAATTGTCAATTAATGTCAAATCCgaaaaatcgagaaaaaaatGTAATCTGCGTCGTATTCATATCTTCTAACTACCTTCTTTTCTATCTTGTTCCGTGAATAAATTGATTGAATGTAGAATTAAGCTTACAGTTAATTGTTATTCCGACAGTAAAAGTTGTCAATAAACTAATTATTGTTGCTACTACTAAGTAATCGTATTGATAAGTTGAGAAAAAACTCTAGAAAGAGTTCTATGGAGTTTTTTACAGTTAATGAGCAATAAAGATGATGAATATCAAACCCTTCTTCTTAAAaagtaaatatttcaattttttcaaatctttACCACAAAGAACAGGTCCAAGCATTATCAAAAAAAGCTGTATGAAGCACACAAGTGAAGATTCGTCAAAAATCACTGTTACGTACGATTTTTTATGCTAGAACTACTATTGTATGCCAGATCTACCAAAGAGCTCTTTATCATTTACTTCATCAATGCTAGTATAatacccaagtaaccatatgcattttgtcactgcacatttacaactctatttttacattgtttctGAATAATTACACTAATCGTACATACTTTGAAGCAATatgcattaaatttgcattcaaaacgtAACTGAGCATTGTTTTATAACAACCTTCCGCCGGGCTATATATCGACAttcaggtagcgcttcgccgtggtcacgggagttcgctgcctatcccggggtttcacgcaattcacccaaaattgtgagaaaacggggaagaaaacggaatttccaagaacatacgattctagataattaatttttctatcgattcgtatataaattgtgcctgataaacgtttttatcgaaagatttcgtgcgagttataaaaataaatgagtttttccttattctttcgcacgcacacaatgtcaacgcatgcattggggtgtgcaaaatgccacatgcggtagacgctaacaacatttcttttgttttcgttgtccgttctctctgcgtaaacgttgaacatagatgagtagaaaatgtaagtaagtgttactactttgtaaaataatttctattcatgtttcagtagaaccagaaatcagtaatgattttcatcgctactagctttgacgctttgttgaaaacgtagcacatccctacttaTGCGAGTtgcttatagcgagaaaaggaaaaaagaaaacaaaacgttttacaaaactcgcacgaaatctcgcgaaagaaaagctttctaactgatatttttcgccaaatgcatagtaaaatcgtttacctacaatcgtatgtttttgatttttcgtgaatcgggatagtattggagaaattcgcaatttagggtgaaatttcggcgacaaagcaagagaaagcagtgagttgtctcgcttcgacctgaccacggcgaagcgctaccttcaatgctatattttggagcaacgaaactttaataataactataagAGTAATAATCCTATAAGAGTCTAACAATCGTTCTGTTCATCTTCATAATAGCATTGTAAAAACATGTGTAACTCACTAATTGCATATTTTCCATTCCCGAATACAAATGAATTATGATATTTCCTCATTGCTCATTCTCCTCAAGTGTTGAGTATCACAGCAATCCACTACATCAGTTTGTAAATGGAAAACTTATACGTTTATTTTACGTATAGACTACCCTAGTAAGCCAAATGTTTCATATTCTGGTGATCCCACATATTTTCTTCTGTTTCGCTTttgattaaaattatcaatCAAAACTCCGATGTTGATAACTCCTACAaatcacaaaattaattaaattgtatattttcaaaataaaatctaCATCAAAATAACTAATAATCATATTATGTGTGTTATTTGTTTCCTCATCAATAGTTTGACATTCTAGGATAACGCATCCAAGTATAATGTGAAAGAGTGTTTTACTGAATTAGTAATTTACTCTCGAAATGGAGCATTTGTTGTACTAAAGTATTTCCTACTTGATTCTAGTGCAACCAAGTTCTGTTTTAAGTTATCAAACTAAACTGATCTAAACTCGAAACCTGAAACGTTGATTGATTACGAACATCTCATATCGTTCGGGACTTCTgcgaaaaaaaatgacaacTTCACTCAAATAACTCGTTTAATTTTACTCTCAAGTGagcaatttgtactcacttttgcttatttagttcaaatgtAAAAAAGTGAGCGATGTTGAATTAGAAATCTGAGAAGATTCTACTCTGAATTTAAAATTGACAACAAATCTTACTCATCCTGCTTTGAAAACAGAAGCTTTGGAAATTTGATAGTATTTTAAAAGTTTGTGTAATCAAACTGCTTCAATTGAATAAATTTCCATTTAACATTTGATAAGAAAAATCTTCATTTAACATTTAATAAGTAAAATCCTTGAAAAACTGCGGGAAAATAAACTGCAAATAATTTTCTCGCAGGAGttttattaaacataaaatGTGCAATGAGTAACGATTGAATTTCTTGCCACTACCGGACCGGGTGGTGAGGGTAAAATTATGTTCCGTCATAACGATGTCTTTGGTCATAGATAAGTTAGAAGTTGTTCGTCGAAAACTGTGAAAACTTATTCGAgcttattttcttttttctagCAACAGTAAATGTAACTCAGAATCTAACAAATACCATCTTTAATCAAAAGTGAGTAAATCTAACTTTACACTATACAGTAGTTCTATTTTCAGCTAAATTTCAGTGAGTAAAATTATACTCAatttagagtaacattgaacgagcgtgttTCATTATGAGAATATATCTcgataaacattagaaaaggtgtaaatgacagtttctctttgtttattctcTCTTTCAATTGTATTGAAAGTATTGTATTGCGGCCCGGGTtgatggttcaatgcatagggcgctggtctcacaagccagttgtcgtatgttcgagccccgacctggaaggattcttagtgtcagtaggatccatagtactagccatgcaatgattctgtacactaagaatcggctgcgaagtctgttgaaacagaaaggccaaattccacaaaaggaatgtaatgccaggactttgctttgtatATGTATTGTTAGGGAGAGGTGTTGCcgataggaccgtaataattaaaagagaaagtaaacaaagagaaagtaaacaaagagaaactgtcatttgcatttAAGcacagatgccagatattttcgtagaaaatctgtattaccctgAATGAAAAATCTATTCaacattttatggttttataatgAGAAACTCAATAAGCGTTCAGTATTAACATTGCAGCAATTCTTTCAATTTACTTAGaaacctgatacactgatgatgaatacaagttgtattcgaaatacgtatctgtgatgtgacgtttattatacatgttttaaaagtgttgttagatacatactgaatgtgtatagtgacgtgatatacctagagtagaattcaatggtgtaaaaactttttatttgatcATTGATATTCTACTAAACACTCAGACCCTGTTAATTAGTAGTCTCTACAAacgatgaaattaaatttttgcaatttttcatcAATAATCGGAATTGACAAAAAGATCATTTCAAATTCATATACTTACAAAATATTGGTACTTGGTAAATCGATGTGGAATCTCCGCGCTGAACTTCAAATACCAacaccagagcttaaaattgtcacgcattctcaatgaaagaaaccattccagcagtctcattttcaatgttttactgtctcattcgtaaatgaccaagccagaacaaacgaagagagacgaagcattttcgtttctcatcgaaaaaatgagagagcataattgccaacgtcactctttcttcTGTGACAAgttgaaaccaaactaacgtcttcaggtaacaacagcagaatttcaattctcattctttcatcgatgtattgaaaatatgtgacgcttggctataaaaagtgactaaaatatggcaaatcgaagtaaataCATCCCATAACTTCttcggaaaccaaaactactacaaattcgagcaacaacagttaaaacttattgtaaaATCTTTTTCTGtggttttcaattctcacagctttggttgaatatcgagaaTGCATAATATGGGATTTTCAGTAAAAactgaaaatgactgaaagggcaaatgaaagaaaaaacacaattttgaaactgctgTCCTACTTATGTCATtggctggacatggatttcgttctcatagtttgaaagcgaagctgagagtgacagtaatttcttgtcattttcgtctctttttcagtcaatgaagcTTATTAGCTCTGACCAACACTTTTTTAGGATATTTCAATCATTTTGTAATTCATCCATCGATTACGAAACCAGGTTagcggttcaatacataggtCGGGGCTCGCGCATACGACAActtgtcttacaagccagttgtatgttcgagctccgaccagGAAAAACTCTAAGTGTCAGTTCCGTCGAACGACCataactaggttaaagccgggtataagtaaacgacataaattaaaaattgtcAGTGTCAATAGGAGCGTAGTGCTAGTCATTCAATGATTCTGtaagctatgaatcggctgcgaagtctgttgaaaccaaattccacaataaaaggtaatgccaagactttgctttgctttgattACAAACCGTTTATCTCGTAACTTACCGAAAAGAGCAATgacgaaaaaaatttatttgttcattcCAATCTTCTGTGTAAGCTGTATAAACCTGTATTgagtttagaaaatctgtattctgtatgaaatctTCACGCgcgtgtaaaaatctgtataattcagataaatctgtatacacGGCATCTCTGTCTAGAACCTTTTATAGTGTTTTTTATGTACTGTGTCTTTTTAACAGCTGAGATCACTTACTGTTCATCTCGCTTTTGTACTCTCTTTTACTTATTTAGttaaaaaatgaataatattgatttagAAAACTGAGTAACTTCTGCTCTGTTCTTCTGAATTGACAACAAATATCACGCTTTCAAAATGTTGTGCGAGAAGAAAACTTGGTCGTAGAAGCAATTACAGGTTATCGacgaatatttgaaaaacttcttGTAAGTGTCGGACCGGGCCCTGTTCTCTCACCGTAGTTGTGAGAGCAGATTCTGTTTCGTCGAAAATAAGTTTGAAGTTGTTTGACGGAAATTGTAAATATGTTTAAATATTATTAGAAATCATCATTCAGGCCATATTGAGTCGgttgataaataaataataatagacTCAAGTTGATTAAGTGGATCACTCAAGCTATTTTCTTCTTTTCTAGTGCTGAGAAAATGTACAGTGGTTCCACTTTTAGCGAAAGTGAATGAAATTGTACTCACATTAGAGTAACATAGGACGAGGGTGTACCGAGAATAATATTCCCACCCTTTTGAAACAACCTTTgatttcaaatgacgttattttCGGATGCTCCATCCAAACCGTTACGCTCCGTTTGTCAAAACTGTTTTTACATGAATACTGAATGCGAGAATGGTGGGAACCGAAGTCGGAACATTGTTGACGATTTTTTCTGCAACTAGCAAATTGTACTGTTAAATAGTTGAAATTATCGATTTAATACATGGTGAATATACGTTACAACTTTTTATAAACACTTTATTTTGTGTATAAACATTAAAACAATGCAGTGGTTTATCTTTTTTCAAGGTTATGAATGAATTATGTTATGAATTGTGATAAGCTTCATACAAAGCTTGATAAAAAATGGTACGAACAGCATATACTACGTCTATTCGTATCGTTAGTGTAGATCACTACATGCATAAGCCGGAACCAAAGTTCGATACATGTTATGCAGAGTTTAAAGGATGTGATGTGAAACAGGTGAGCGTTTCCTTAGCATGAGCGGGTTTCGGTTGTTAAACTGCTTTAAATTGTCTATTGTAACAGGTACCTGTTTTACGTTTGTTTGGTTCAACCTCCGATGGAACGCATAGTTGTGTGCATATACACGGAGTGTTTCCATATCTGTACGTTCCGTACGACGGTAGCACCACCGATTCGTTAGCCGTTGATCGATTGATGTACCAACTAGCCAGTAGTTTGGACAAGGCAATCAATGTGTCCCTGGGAAATGCCAACTCGACAGCTTCGCACGTATTCAGGATTGCGTTAGTGAAAGGGCTGTAAGTGGCACGGTAGCTTCTATGTTGGATTGAAGTTAAACGCTTATTTATTTGTAGGCCAATTTATGGATATCACAGGAAGGAACATCATTTTCTTAAGATCTATCTTTACAACCCACACCTTATTAGGAAGGCTACCAATTTGTTGATGAATGGTGTTATTTTGTCACGAGTATTTCAAACCTTTGAAACGCATATTCCGTATGTTCTGCAGTTTTtcattgattataatttatacggGAT
This genomic window contains:
- the LOC131428270 gene encoding glycogen debranching enzyme isoform X1; translation: MKCLRKSDSFLKTEKLPSKNMSEQSTLIKLAIHHNDKGEGTLYRLKKNSLVHVHPGASLLGRRVAIYCNYPGDGKDFERKQYTQLQWFSSTGGSLNPDGATYVSIKDVDIYCNVHLTRSGAYHFYITYEGQEKDGPQAGLYVQVEPHLTVGKGDTLTHLSLNSIRCQTVISKLMGPVKSWESKLQVTKESGYNLVHFTPIQELGGSRSAYSLKNQLKVNPEFQNDKDHAVTFDDVEKVVKKMREDWGVASICDIVLNHTANESIWIREYPECTYNCFTSPHLRPAFLLDALLARFGEDVAAGLLEHVGVPKVVETSDHLQAIRWQLHTHYLPQIKLHEFYQCDVDKYVLRFNEEASKQSPTPAQLVPDGEIQLKQCPEYRRLGVEVDFDRVLKIYNVFRQDCFDEDSRKRKCVEAFRARLQWLNEEVRKEIQAHLEYAIDNCLAGTRYERVQEDGPQIKGISLKYPLFMKYFTQYGTQGKSLKDIEEMMYTGAGKLFMAHNGWVINCDPLVDFAKPQSGTGNVYIRRELIAWGDSVKLRYGDKPEDCPYLWQHMKEYVDTTARIFDGVRLDNCHSTPIHVAEWLLDSARKTNPDLYVVAELFTNSDHADNIFVNRLGITSLIREALAAWDSHEEGRLVYRYGGAPVGAFFLNPRRILAPSIAHALFMDLTHDNPSAIEKRSIFDLIPSSALVSMACCATGSNRGYDELVPHHIHVVDEERQYQEWGKQVSKTTGIIAVKEAFNLLHGGLATRGFDQVFVDQMHPDIVAVTRHSTKNRETVILVAHSAFGYPNPWAGPTGVRPLRFEGNFLEIIFEVQIYKKTGQTFDRPSEFEKNDQYINGLEEYVVDFRKNLALNESDIFKKEAQFDGNVTQLDFVNLKPGSVVAIRVAMTDSAKPPIENLQGLMKEFHDDNGSRYAELQHILSKLDLIDFNNLLYCCSEEERDNGGGPYSISGYGETVYSGIQGIVSILSDIGPNNDLGHPLANNLREGNWLIDYCSERLSKYPNLIPVAKWLAKNLAPLKEIPRYLIPSYFDVILTEVHRLIINAACHLMTDFVRHGSYFGRCLALGTIQCVRIAPSANLPKLSPNVADPKPPQQCATLAAGLPHFSTGYMRCWGRDTFIAVRGLMLLTGRYNEARYMILGFGGCLRHGLIPNLLDGGMNARFNCRDAIWWWIYTIKQFVEETPNGKAILKDKVSRLYPTDDSDAKKPGECDQMLYETIHEALTVHFQGLCYRERNAGSRIDAHMKDKGFNNRIGVHPETGFVFGGNNANCGTWMDKMGSSDKAGNRGIPSTPRDGSAVELVGLQMAALRFMQRMAEQKIIPYSSVERTSNNGTKTVWTYKEWANKIAANFEKEFYVDTNCDSTYVNKRQIYKDTVGSEIPWTDFQLRCNFPIALVAAPELCDPKHAWLALENARKYLLGPLGMKTLDCEDWAYRGNYDNSIDNDDKTIAHGANYHNGPEWVWPIGFYLRARLIFAKANGLLKETISETWTILQTHLKELQTNHWRGLAELTNENGAYCKDSCRTQAWSMGCVLEVLHELEKQEKEL